The window TCGCGGGACCGGACCGACCGTAGACGACTCCGCGACGTCGGCGACCGCTACTCTGCGACGTCGACAACCGCGATTCCGCGACGTCGGCGACCGCTACTCCGCGACGTTCGTCTCCCGCACTCGCACGCCCTTGCGCGCGAGGTGTCGCATCTGCCGCTGCGCGAACTCCTCTTCGCTGGAGCCGCGCGTCGCGAGCACGTAGACGAGCGCTGAGCCGGCGGGGCGCATCGTCCGGCCCGCGCGCTGGGAGCCCTGCCGGCGGGAGCCGCCGAGCCCGCTGGCGACGACCGCGACCTCGGCGTTCGGGAGGTCGATGCCCTCGTCGCCGACGCGGGAGACGACGAGGGTGTCGAGGTCGTCTACGTCCGAACCGGGTCCCGCTTCCTCGCCGTCGTCGCTCCCTCCGTCCTCGCGGAACCGCCGGAACAGCTCCGCGCGCTCGTGATGGGGCGTCTCGCCGCTTATAAACGGGACGCCGAGCGCGTCCGCGATCGCCTCGCCCTGGTCGAGGAACTCGATGAAGACGAGCGCCTTCTTGTCGCGGTGAGCGGCCAGCAGGTACCGGATCTCCTCGATCTTCGCGGGGTTCTCGGCGGCGAGCCGGCGTCGCTCGCGGCCGTCGGCGCTGGCGTACTCGTTCTGCGCCAGCTCGTCGCGCCACGGGACGTAGCGGATCTCGACCTCCGGCTCCTGGACGAAGCCGGCCTCGAACAGCTCGTCCCAGTCGGCGCCGATCGGCTGGCCGATCAGGGTGTAGATCTCCTCCTCGCTGCCGGTCTCGCGGACCGGCGTGGCCGAGAGCCCGAGCCGGTGTTTGCTCTGGAGCTCGGCCGTCCGGGAGTAGACCGGGGCACTGACGTGATGGGCCTCGTCGAAGCAGATCAGTCCCCACTTTCGCGAGTCGAACAGGCTGCGGTGGCGGTCCATCCCGGCGATCTGGTAGGTCGCGATCGTGATCGGCCGGATCTCCTTCTGCCCGCCGTGGTACAGTCCGACGTCGGCGGGGTCTATCGTGGAGTGTTCGAGCAGTTCCTCGCGCCACTGCCCGGCGAGCTCGCGGGAGGGGACCAGGATGAGGGTCTCGCCGCCGACCGCCGCGATGGTCGCGATGGCGGCGACGGTCTTCCCGGAGCCCGGCGGACCGACGTACACCCCGGAGCGGCGCTCGAGGAACGTCTCCACCCACGTCTCCTGGTAGGGTCGGAGGTCGGTCGTGAGGTCGACGTCGACCGGGTCGCCCACGTCGAGGTCGCGGTCGTCCTCGACCGGGTAGCCCGCGTCGTAGAGGGCGCGCTTGACCTCGGCGACGGCCTCCTCGTTCACCCAGGCCTCCGTCTCCGAGATGGGCGCCCGGAGGTGGTCGTCGTCGAGGTGCTGGTCCGCGACGTTGCCCATCAGGCTCTCGGCGGCGGCCGCCAGGACGACGTAGTCGTCCTCGTGCGTGTAGAGGCGAAAGCGGTGCGCGCGGCGCCACTGGTCTCGGATCCACTCCTCGAGGTGCTCGTACCGGCACGGGAGCACCGACCGGAGGCTCGCGATGAGGGCGTCGGCGTCGTCGAACGGCGCGGCCCACACGTCCTCCTGACGGATCCGGTAGAGGTACCCGCGGGTGCCGGGCTCCGTCCCGGTGGTGTCGACGAGGTGCGCGAACTGCGAGAGCCGTGCCCGGGTGTACTGCGTCGGGCGGTCGACGACGATCTCGCGGCGGTTCGGGAACGCGACGACGCGCTCGCGGGTCGCCAGTCGGCCCCAGTCGGTCGGGTAGAAGACGACCGGGTCGCTCTCGACGTCGAGCCGGTCCACGTCGCCGCGGTCGACGAGCGCGGCCAGCGCGTCGCGGGCGGCCGACTGCGTCGTGCCGAGCCGGCGAGCGACCTCGCTGGCCGTCGCGATCGGTCGCTCTTCGGCTTCGAGCGCCTCGTGGAAACGGTCCAGCGAGAGGTCGGTGTCGGCCGTTGCGTCGTCCTCGGCGCCGGAGCCGTCTGCTTCGCCGGACGCGCCGGGCTCGTCGGTCATTAGAACCGATTCGGGCGCGACGCTGAAAGGGGTAGCGTCCGCGGGCGGGAGGGGTGGTACGGCCCGGCTGTCAGCGACCGGAGCGCCCGTGACAGCCGCGGGAGGTGATCGCGTCCTTCGACCGGAACCGGCAGCCGCAGTCGGCACAGCGGACGTACGGCTCGCCGGGTTCGGTCTTCAGGCGGTGGTCGCCGACGACGAACGGGCGAGTCACGGTCCGGGGGCGGATCCGGTCCGGGATCGGCGTCGAGGACGACTCGCTGAGCGCCGCTCGCACGGCGATGGTGTCGACGTCGACGGGGTCCCATCGGCGGGCGTCGAGGGCCGCCTCGCGGTCGGCCACCTCGGTCCAGCCGGTGACGACGACGGGGGAGTTCGTCTCCGTGTCGCCGACGACGACGACGAACCGGATCCCGCCCTCGACGAGGGCGAACCGCCAGCCGTCGGTCCGGTTCCACCGGAGCTGTCCGCGCCGGATCGCGTCGCTCACGGTGCGGGTCGAGACGTAGCGACCGGGCTGTTCGAGCCGGTCGCGGAAGTGATCGGTGAGCGCGTAGAGCCCCGGGTCGCGGATCGGCGGGTCCTCCGCGGTTCGCGCGACCGAGGACCGTCGGTCCGAAGCGGAGTTCCGGCGCCGCGAGTCGCCTGTCTCCGGGTCGAAGGGGAGGGAATCCGACCTCGCCGCCCGCCGGCGAGACCCCGCCGGCGCGGTCGTGGACGCGGTCCGACGCTCCGTCGTCGATCCGGGACGGGGCGACTCGCCGTCCCCCGGCCCGCCCTGTCGGGATGCCACTGAGTGTTCGTACAGAGTGTGCTCTTAAGTGTGTTACGGCGACACAGGGGTGCGGTCCGCGGATCGGCGTCGGACGATCGGCGGGCGTTCGCCGCGGGTTGCGCTCCGGGCGCGAGCTACTCGTGCCCGGAGACACGGACCGGCTCGTACGGCTCCTCCAGCCACTCCACGTCCGACTCCGTGAGCGTCACGTCGAGCGCCTCAACGGCGTCCTCCAGGTGCTCGACGCTCGACGTGCCCACGATCGGCGCGTCGACGACGTCTTTGCCGGCCACCCAGCGGAGCGCGATCTGGGCCATCCGCACGCCCTTCTCGTCGGCCAGCTCCTCGATCCGGCGGTTGACCTCCTCGCCGCCGCCCTCGCGGTACGGGCGCCCGAGTTCCGTTTCGTGTTCCCCGCGGGACGTGGCGTCGTCCTGCTCGTAGGGGCGCGCGAGGTAGCCGGCGCCGACCGGGCTCCACGGGATCATCCCGACGTTCTTCTTCTCGCACAGCGGAACCATTTCGCGCTCCTCCTCGCGGTACGCGAGGTTGTAGAGGTTCTGCATCGTGACGAACCGCTCGTACCCCTCGCGCTCGCTCGCGTGGAGCGCCTCCGCGAACTGGTGCGCCCACATCGAGGAGGCGCCGACGTATCTGACCTGACCGCGGCGGACGGCGTCGTCGAGCGTCGCCAGCGTCTCCTCGATCGGCGTGTCGTCGTCCCAGCGATGGATCTGGTACAGGTCGACTGTGTCCATGCCGAGCCGGTCGAGGCTGTGCTGCAGCTCCTGTTCGATCGCCTTCCGCGAGAGCCCGCCCGAGTTCGGGTTCGACTCGTCCATCTCGCCGTACACCTTGGTGGCGACGACGAACCGGTCGCGGTCGTACTCGGCGAGCACGTCGCCGAGGATCTCCTCGCTCTCTCCGTTCGAGTAGACGTTTGCGGTGTCGAAGAACGTGATCCCGAGCTCGACGGCGCGCTCGATGAGCTCGCGGCCCTCGTCCTCGTCGAGCATCCACTCGTGCCCGCTCCCGAAGCTCATGCAGCCGAGCGCGAGCTCGCTGACGCTCGTCCCGGTGTCTCCCAGCGTCGTGTATTCCATACGGAACGGGCAGCGCCCCGACTAATAAATCGCGGCGGCTGCGCGATCGGATATTTAAATTGAACCGGTGGGTCGGCCTACAGCGCCGGCGGCTCGTCGCGACCGATGACGATCTCTTGTCCCTCGACGTCCTCGAGGGCGGCGACCCGCCCGCCGATCTCGACGCGCCCAGACGCCGTCTCGACCATCAGCGAGGCGACCTCCTCGGACTCCTCGAACGCGAGATCGACGACGCGGCCGCGGACGGTCACCTCCTCGCCGGTCTCGATGTCCCGTCCCTCGACGGCGGCGTAGAAGTCGTCCTCGCCGAACTCCTTGACGTCCTTGACGGCTCGGCGGATCGACGCGTAGCGGCGCGGGAACGGTCGATCCGCCCCGTTAGTGGCGAGCGTCTCCGCGGTCGTCCACAGCACGGTGCCGAAGAAGCCGGAGACGAGGAAGCCGAGCGCGGACCGGTTGAAGATGACCCCGTAGCGCTCGCGGTCGTCACGGAGGGCGTCCTGCGTGGCGTAGACGGAGTACTCCCCGTCGGCGACCGCGAGGATGGGCGTGGTGATTCCGCGGCGTGCCCGGGCGATGGTCGAGACTTCGAGGTAGTCGAACTCGTCCGGGTCCGGCGCCTTCGACGCGGGCGTGACGAGGAGCTCGACGCTGACGCCCTCGGCCACCTTCGCCGCGAGGTCGTCGCGGAACCGACGGAGCAGGCCGGGGGTCAGCGAGACGGCGAGCTCGTACTCGGCGCCGCCGATGACCTCCTCCAGGTACCGGAGGATCGTCGAGCGCGACTTCACTAGCGACACGGCCTCGGTCTCCCGCGTCGGCGCGGTGTAGCGCGCCTCCAGCTCGTCGACCATCTCGGCGAACGACGACCGGAGGTCGCCGAACGCGTCGTCCGGGTCGACGGCGACGATCTTCATCGGCCGCGACTCGCGCAGCTCCACGAGCCCGCGGTCCGAGAGGCTTCGGACCGTGTCGTACACGCGCGGCTGCGGGATGTCCGTCCGGTCGGCGATGTCGCTCGCCGTCAGTTCGCCGTGTTCCAGCACCGCGAGGTAGGCGTCGATCTCGTACTCGCCGAGGTTGAACCGGTCCCCGACGTGATCGAGGGTGTCGCGGAGATCGTCGGTCATGCTGGTGACGATACGTCCCTCGGATATAGGTTTTTACTATGAGTCGAGTTGCACGCGTTTTCAGAGTCAGATCCCCTGAGACGATCCGTCGACCAGCGTCGCTGTGATAGGTATTTGGTTCGAAGCGATAGTACATGTACGTAAGTCGATTCGCGTGGGCCGTCACATGTACATCCGATCGTAGGCGCCGTCCGGCTCGTCCTCCTCTATCCGCTCGGCGAGCCCTTCGTAGTGTTTGCGGACCTCGGCGGCGAACGACGCCAGCGGCTCGGAGTCGATCCCGAGGTCGTAGGTCCCGTTCACCGTATCCACGAGCCGCACCGCGGCCTCCACGTCCGGGGCCTGCGCGTGGACCGGCGTGATGAACACCCCGACACCGAGCGGCGAGCCCATTCCCCGTTCGAGCAGCGCCGCGTTCGCTCCGTCCAGGAAGCCGGCCTCCATCGGGGGGATTGCCTCCTCTCCGTCCCTCTCTGTCGCGAGCCGAGCCTCGCGGTAGTCGTCCGTCGCGACGTAGAAGGTCCGGTGAGCGTCGGGGCCGTGCGGGATCGGCACCCCCGACAGCACCGCGATCTCGGAGACGCCGGCGCCCTCCGTCCAGTCGAGGATCGACGACGAGAGCGGCTCCCCGAGCGCGGGCGGGACGAACTGTTCGGCCACGAGGACGGTGATGTCGACGTCGTCCGCGGAGTAGAGTCGGATCGGGTGACGCGGTCGTCCCTTCGCGAACGGGGTGATCGAGGGCAGCCCCTCGATCCGAATGTGGCCGGTCTCCTCGAGCCCGAGGTCGTCGACCACGTAGTCCACGGCGGTCAGTCCGGCGAGGCCGAACGAGGAGAATCCGGCGACGAGGACGTCGCTCGGGGCGGAATCGTGCGCGACGCTGAAGGACGGTTCGGTGGGCGGTGTGCGGGCCATACTGTCGAGTTCGCTCGGACGGGTGATAGTGGTTACTCAGGCCTCGTTCGCGCGTTCACCGACCTCCCCGTTGCCCCCGTCCTCGGGGAGAAACCCTTTTTCGGGTGGGCGATAGCGAGTTGGCTATGGCACAGCCCGCGGGCGCGGCGCCGATCTCGGGGACGCTCTTCGATCCGGCGCTGGCGCAGGTCCTCGATCCGGCGCTGGCGCAGGTCCTCGATCCGGTGGCGAACGCCGTCTCGCGGCTGGCGTCGCTCCCCGGGTCGCGACTGCTGTTGGTGCTCCTCTCGGTGGGGCTGGGAGTGCTCGTCTCGAAGTTCCTCGTCCGGCTCATCGGGCGTCCGGTGGCGCGGCGGGTGTCGAGGCAGAGCGTCGCGCAGACGATCGTCCGTGGGGTCCGGGTCGGGACGATCCTCATCGCGCTACTGTTCGGGCTCAGCGCCGCCGGGTTCCAGTTCACCGACCTACTCGTCGGGACGGCGGTGTTCTCCGCCGTGATCGGTATCATCCTCGCACCGATCGTCGGGAACTTCATCAACGGCGTGTTCATCCTCGCGGACCAGCCGTTCGAGATCGGCGACATGATCGAACTGGAGAACGGGACCACCGGGTTTGTCGAGGACATCACGATCCGGTACACCAAGATCTTCACGCTCGATAACACCTTCCTCGTCGTTCCGAACGGGGCCATGCGCGAGCGGGACGTGACCAACTTCTCGGCGGAAGACGAGCGGACGCGGCGGACCATCGACGTGCTCGTCACCTACGAGAGTGACATCTCCGAGGGTCGACAGCTGATCGAGCGCGCTGCCCGCGACTGCGACGCAGTGATCAACGGCGGCCCGGACATCCGGGTCGGCGTCGCGCGCTACACCGCCAGCCCGGACTGCCGCATCCACGAGTTCGGCGACGACGGCGTGCTCCTCCGCCTCCGCTACTGGGTGAAGAAACCGTACAAGCTCGCGAAGGTCCAGTCGGACGTGAACACGCGGATCCGCGAGCGGCTCACGGACGCCGACGTCGAGATGGCCTACCCGCATCGCCACCTCGTCTTCGACGACACCTCCGGCGTCGCGCGGGTCGGCGGTCCGGACGACGGCCGCCCGGAGGGCGAGCGCGCGGGCGACAAACCCACCGGCGACGAAACGCGAGCCGGTCGACAATCCGACGACAGATCGTCGACAGATGAGAGTTCGAAGAGCGACGACGCGACTGGTAATGATGGATCTGATCATGACGCGACTGGCGACGACGCGACTGGCGACGATATGGCTGGTGATACCGCGACCAGCCGCGACGAGCGCTGAGACGACCGGGACACGTAGCCCGCCGGAACCGGAACTCTGATTGACGGAGGTACCATTTATAAGATAGTGAGCGACGAGCCCTCCGAAGATCGGACAGCTACTCCTCTGGATGACGGCGGTGACGGTTCGCATGACGACGTCGGTGACGGGGGTGATACTGCCCTCAGTGACGATGGATCCGGTAGCGATGATGGATCCGGTGGCGATAATGGATCCGGTGGCGATAATGGATCCGGTGGCGATGGTGGAACCGGTGGCGATGGTGGATCCGGTGGCAATAGTGGCGATGGTGGCGATGGAGACGACCGCGTCCCCGAGGAGTCGATCACCGAGGGGAGTCTGGTGCGACCGCTGTTCCAACTCGCGTGGCCCATCGTCGTCATTCAGCTGCTGCAAGTGACGTACAACGTCGTCGACACGCTCTACCTCGGCCGACTGTCGGCGGAGGCGGTAGGGGCGATCAGCCTCGCGTTCCCGCTGATCTTCCTGCTTATCGCCGTGGCGGGCGGGTTCACCACCGCGGGCGCCATTCTCGTGGCGCAGTACACCGGCGCGGACGGCGACCGGTCGGCGGGGATGGTCGCGGGACAGACGATTTTCACCGTCTCCGTGCTGTCGGTGCTCATCGGCGTCGCGGGGTACTTCTACACCCGCCCGGCCCTGGAGCTCCTCCCGAGCGATCCCGCCACGGCGGCGACGGTGATTCCCCTCGCGGCCGACTACATGGAAGTCATCTTCGCCGGCATCCCGCTGATGTTCGGCTTCTTCGTCTTCTCCGCGCTGATGCGCGGCTACGGCGACACCCGGACGCCGATGGCGGTGATGCTCGTCTCCGTTGTTCTGAACGTCTTCCTCGACCCGTTCTTCATTTTCGGGTTCGCGGACAACCCGCTGTTCGAGTGGCTCGCCGGGATCCCGGTCCTCGGCGCTCTCGATCCGGTGACACTGGAGAGCTCGCTGTTCGCGGCCATCGGCTTCACCGGGTACGGAATCGAGGGGGCCGCGCTGGCGACGATCCTCTCTCGGGGGGTCGCCACCGCCATCGGCCTCTGGCTGCTGTTCGGCACCGGTCTCGGTCCGGCGGTGACGGTGGGTCACCTCAAGCCCGACGTGGGGTTCATCCGCGACATCTTCCACCTGGGACTCCCGTCCAGCGTCGAGCAGACGACGAGCGCGCTCGCGATGATCACGCTCACGGCGATGGTCGTCACGTTCTCGCCGCCGGTGGTGGCGGCGTACGGGCTCGGGAACCGGCTCATCTCGCTCGTCTTCCTGCCCGCGATGGGACTCGGGCGCGCGATCGACACGATGGTGGGACAGAACCTCGGTGCGGACCGGGCGGACCGCGCCGCGCGGTCGGTCAAGCTGGCGGCCGGGACCGGGGCGGGCGTGATGTTCCTCGTCGCCGTCGTCGCGGTGACGTTCACGGAGCCGATCGTCGGCGCGTTCCTCGGCGACGTGCCTGACGCGCCCGCGACGATCGGTCACGCGGTCGAGTACGTCCGGATTCGATCGGTGGAGTTCGCCTTTATCGGCGTCTCGCAGGTGATACTCGGCGCGTTCCGCGGGGCCGGCAACACGAAGACGGC is drawn from Halorubrum sp. CBA1229 and contains these coding sequences:
- a CDS encoding DEAD/DEAH box helicase family protein, giving the protein MTDEPGASGEADGSGAEDDATADTDLSLDRFHEALEAEERPIATASEVARRLGTTQSAARDALAALVDRGDVDRLDVESDPVVFYPTDWGRLATRERVVAFPNRREIVVDRPTQYTRARLSQFAHLVDTTGTEPGTRGYLYRIRQEDVWAAPFDDADALIASLRSVLPCRYEHLEEWIRDQWRRAHRFRLYTHEDDYVVLAAAAESLMGNVADQHLDDDHLRAPISETEAWVNEEAVAEVKRALYDAGYPVEDDRDLDVGDPVDVDLTTDLRPYQETWVETFLERRSGVYVGPPGSGKTVAAIATIAAVGGETLILVPSRELAGQWREELLEHSTIDPADVGLYHGGQKEIRPITIATYQIAGMDRHRSLFDSRKWGLICFDEAHHVSAPVYSRTAELQSKHRLGLSATPVRETGSEEEIYTLIGQPIGADWDELFEAGFVQEPEVEIRYVPWRDELAQNEYASADGRERRRLAAENPAKIEEIRYLLAAHRDKKALVFIEFLDQGEAIADALGVPFISGETPHHERAELFRRFREDGGSDDGEEAGPGSDVDDLDTLVVSRVGDEGIDLPNAEVAVVASGLGGSRRQGSQRAGRTMRPAGSALVYVLATRGSSEEEFAQRQMRHLARKGVRVRETNVAE
- a CDS encoding aldo/keto reductase, encoding MEYTTLGDTGTSVSELALGCMSFGSGHEWMLDEDEGRELIERAVELGITFFDTANVYSNGESEEILGDVLAEYDRDRFVVATKVYGEMDESNPNSGGLSRKAIEQELQHSLDRLGMDTVDLYQIHRWDDDTPIEETLATLDDAVRRGQVRYVGASSMWAHQFAEALHASEREGYERFVTMQNLYNLAYREEEREMVPLCEKKNVGMIPWSPVGAGYLARPYEQDDATSRGEHETELGRPYREGGGEEVNRRIEELADEKGVRMAQIALRWVAGKDVVDAPIVGTSSVEHLEDAVEALDVTLTESDVEWLEEPYEPVRVSGHE
- a CDS encoding TrmB family transcriptional regulator; the encoded protein is MTDDLRDTLDHVGDRFNLGEYEIDAYLAVLEHGELTASDIADRTDIPQPRVYDTVRSLSDRGLVELRESRPMKIVAVDPDDAFGDLRSSFAEMVDELEARYTAPTRETEAVSLVKSRSTILRYLEEVIGGAEYELAVSLTPGLLRRFRDDLAAKVAEGVSVELLVTPASKAPDPDEFDYLEVSTIARARRGITTPILAVADGEYSVYATQDALRDDRERYGVIFNRSALGFLVSGFFGTVLWTTAETLATNGADRPFPRRYASIRRAVKDVKEFGEDDFYAAVEGRDIETGEEVTVRGRVVDLAFEESEEVASLMVETASGRVEIGGRVAALEDVEGQEIVIGRDEPPAL
- a CDS encoding PAC2 family protein yields the protein MARTPPTEPSFSVAHDSAPSDVLVAGFSSFGLAGLTAVDYVVDDLGLEETGHIRIEGLPSITPFAKGRPRHPIRLYSADDVDITVLVAEQFVPPALGEPLSSSILDWTEGAGVSEIAVLSGVPIPHGPDAHRTFYVATDDYREARLATERDGEEAIPPMEAGFLDGANAALLERGMGSPLGVGVFITPVHAQAPDVEAAVRLVDTVNGTYDLGIDSEPLASFAAEVRKHYEGLAERIEEDEPDGAYDRMYM
- a CDS encoding mechanosensitive ion channel family protein — translated: MAQPAGAAPISGTLFDPALAQVLDPALAQVLDPVANAVSRLASLPGSRLLLVLLSVGLGVLVSKFLVRLIGRPVARRVSRQSVAQTIVRGVRVGTILIALLFGLSAAGFQFTDLLVGTAVFSAVIGIILAPIVGNFINGVFILADQPFEIGDMIELENGTTGFVEDITIRYTKIFTLDNTFLVVPNGAMRERDVTNFSAEDERTRRTIDVLVTYESDISEGRQLIERAARDCDAVINGGPDIRVGVARYTASPDCRIHEFGDDGVLLRLRYWVKKPYKLAKVQSDVNTRIRERLTDADVEMAYPHRHLVFDDTSGVARVGGPDDGRPEGERAGDKPTGDETRAGRQSDDRSSTDESSKSDDATGNDGSDHDATGDDATGDDMAGDTATSRDER
- a CDS encoding MATE family efflux transporter; amino-acid sequence: MSDEPSEDRTATPLDDGGDGSHDDVGDGGDTALSDDGSGSDDGSGGDNGSGGDNGSGGDGGTGGDGGSGGNSGDGGDGDDRVPEESITEGSLVRPLFQLAWPIVVIQLLQVTYNVVDTLYLGRLSAEAVGAISLAFPLIFLLIAVAGGFTTAGAILVAQYTGADGDRSAGMVAGQTIFTVSVLSVLIGVAGYFYTRPALELLPSDPATAATVIPLAADYMEVIFAGIPLMFGFFVFSALMRGYGDTRTPMAVMLVSVVLNVFLDPFFIFGFADNPLFEWLAGIPVLGALDPVTLESSLFAAIGFTGYGIEGAALATILSRGVATAIGLWLLFGTGLGPAVTVGHLKPDVGFIRDIFHLGLPSSVEQTTSALAMITLTAMVVTFSPPVVAAYGLGNRLISLVFLPAMGLGRAIDTMVGQNLGADRADRAARSVKLAAGTGAGVMFLVAVVAVTFTEPIVGAFLGDVPDAPATIGHAVEYVRIRSVEFAFIGVSQVILGAFRGAGNTKTAMVISILTLWVGRVASVGYLVFIAGWGETGVWVGMALGNILGAIIGVAWFARGTWTERYIDEAEPDIDPVAGD